The proteins below are encoded in one region of Canis lupus dingo isolate Sandy chromosome 30, ASM325472v2, whole genome shotgun sequence:
- the CLK3 gene encoding dual specificity protein kinase CLK3 isoform X4: protein MSDWFNFHGHMCIAFELLGKNTFEFLKENNFQPYPLPHVRHMAYQLCHALRFLHENQLTHTDLKPENILFVNSEFETLYNEHKSCEEKSVKNTSIRVADFGSATFDHEHHTTIVATRHYRPPEVILELGWAQPCDVWSIGCILFEYYRGFTLFQTHENREHLVMMEKILGPIPSHMIHRTRKQKYFYKGGLVWDENSSDGRYVKENCKPLKSYMLQDSLEHVQLFDLMRRMLEFDPAQRITLAEALLHPFFAGLTPEERSFHTSRNPSR from the exons ATGTCGGACTGGTTCAACTTCCACGGTCACATGTGCATCGCCTTCGAGCTCCTGGGCAAGAACACCTTCGAGTTCCTGAAGGAGAACAACTTCCAGCCTTACCCCCTGCCGCACGTCCGCCACATGGCCTACCAGCTCTGCCACGCCCTCAGAT TTCTACACGAAAACCAACTGACCCACACAGACTTGAAGCCAGAGAACATCTTGTTTGTGAATTCGGAGTTTGAAACCCTCTACAATGAGCACAAG AGCTGCGAGGAGAAGTCGGTGAAGAACACCAGCATCCGAGTGGCTGACTTCGGCAGTGCTACCTTTGACCACGAGCACCACACGACCATCGTGGCCACCCGTCACTATCGCCCACCTGAGGTGATTCTTG AGCTGGGCTGGGCACAGCCCTGTGACGTCTGGAGCATCGGCTGCATTCTCTTTGAGTACTACCGGGGCTTCACGCTCTTTCAG acccatgaaaaccGTGAACACTTGGTGATGATGGAGAAGATCCTAGGGCCCATCCCGTCACACATGATCCACCGCACCAG gAAACAGAAGTATTTCTACAAAGGGGGCCTGGTTTGGGATGAGAACAGCTCTGATGGCCGGTATGTGAAGGAGAACTGCAAACCTCTGAAG AGTTACATGCTCCAGGACTCCTTGGAGCACGTGCAGCTGTTTGACCTGATGAGGAGGATGTTAGAATTTGACCCTGCCCAGCGCATCACACTGGCGGAGGCCCTGCTGCACCCCTTCTTTGCTGGCCTGACCCCTGAGGAGCGGTCCTTCCACACCAGCCGCAACCCGAGCAGATGA